CCCTACTGAGGATGCAAGTGATGCTTTTCTCCATCATTTAGGATGGAAAGCTGAATATTTTTTTGGGTCATTGGTCTGTCAAAACAAGATGATGACATCATCTTTGcctcaggaggggaaaaaaaaatattcaactCAACTATGAACATTGCAGCAGTTCCATTAAGAGTTAGTCTAGGGGTCAAACTGATTTAACTCATGCGCAACATTCAGCCCAATTTTAACCCAAGAGGGCTCGACCACTAAAATCATTACATAACAATAACCTAAAAGAAAAGTCATGAAAATTACACCatccatatttaaaaaaacagagattttcaaaggggaaaatgtgtatgtatgtttcAACAGCATGTCTCCCTTTGTCTCAGTTTGCTGTCATTACAAAGAAACCAATTCATCATCAATCGAACAAACGCGTCAGCACGCCTCTTCAGCCAAGCTGGTGTGGCAGGTCGTGGGTTTTCAGCAAGAGGTGCAAAGCTGACGATGATTCAGACCTCTGGCTCAGATGAAACGAACAGTTTGGACAGCCACTCCCATGATCTCCAGCTTCCATAACGGCGCTTCCAGTGGCTGAAATCCCACCTTATTTATTTTAACGCTGGATCTCACGACTGCTCTGAGAACATGAGTCACGCTGCTCTTTTGCAGTGAATGAACCTTAATTGCACGgctctgtttttaaataaatacgcCTGATTCAAGATATCAGCTACGCTGCCAACCCGCCTGATTATTTTTCATCTGTTCAGGCAAAATTTGAATAATGAAGCCAAAGCAGAATGGCAAAACAGCCTGATTACGTTTCTAAAGAGACAATCAGGGCCAAGCATCACAAATGGGTTTCTATAATTCGATTTGCAGAGGGCTCACCTGCGACTCTAGCTCGGTGAGCTGACCCTGCAGCTCAGAGATCTGAGCCTGCAGCTCCTCCTCCCGGCTCTGCCATCTCTGCTCGCTCTCGGCGACGGCGGCGTTCATCTCTATCCTGAACTCTGCTCTGAGACGATCCTCGCACTCCGCCCTGGAGGCATACATCAGAACAAAGAGTGAGACACAGCTAACCTACATGcaaaatgactttttaaaatttcttctggTTATATGCCGTCTAACATTGCAAAGCAGTtcctatttattttttgcagcaAACATGCAGAGGAGCATCCAATTCCATAaagtacataaatataaaatctgaGTTTTATATTAATGCATTGCCATATTAAGATAATAAGATAACCTGTTATATGTTCAGCTGACAGGTTGGGTTTTAATGGGTGTATTTGaatgagggaaaaaagaggACATGTACTGAAGGGGGAACTGCGTGTAAACTGATAGTTTCGAGTgatcaaacacatttaaaataaatgcagaGGGCTGGTTTTTGTTTGCACATATGCTCTAATTACTGTCGGCACATGGTGAAAAACAGGCTAATAAAATACGTCTGTCGGGGAGGGCAGACTAATTGGTGATATTGATTTAATTTTCATTAATGTGCCGACACCGTTTACCGGCTCACACAGAATTTTTTCTGCTGCTACATCTAATTTCTTGGCGTGCGTTTGTTCTGTTACAACACGTTCCAAGTCAATAAAGTTTATTCAAACTCGACTGcagcaagagagaaaaaaatatgccATGAGCTTCAGTTGGAGTGATTTCCTTCCTGACTTTGATGTTACCCAAAGATCATTTAGCTGAGCGGCGGCAGGAGGCTGATTACAAGCAGACTTTGTAATGGAAGCCTGAGCAGGTCTGGCAGGTCTGTGTTTGATCTGCTACCTGATCCGGTCTTCCGTGTGCTTCTGGTTTTGCTCTAGAAGATTCCTCTCCGTGTTCATACGACTCTGCTCCAGGACTTTCTCCTCCAGCCGATGCTTGTCAGCTTTCAGGGATGCGATCTCTCTCTGGTGCCTGTCCCGCTGCCTCTCAGCCTCGTCCTGAATGCGAGCCAGTCGACTCCGAGCCTGATGGAGCTCTTCCTCCAGACGGGAGCACTGCGTTCCACACGAGGATGGAGCATCGGGGGTCGCCTtgtctttcttgtctttatggtGGATCAGTGACTCCAACCTACAGATCTGAGATCACAAGAACATATCTCTTTCTCTTCACATGTCACAGGAACTACAGCTGATGTTTTACTCTCAGTTAGCGTAACCTGACTTCTAACCTCACTGGTGGCATCTTTCAGTTTCGTCCTCagctcctctctttctttctccatcCTGCTGCGTAGCTCCTCAgcagctctcctctcctcttccaAACGCACGCACACCTTCATAAAAACATTCATCCTCATCAAAACTATTATAACATTAGCAAAGAATCTCCTTTTTAACACTCGACCCTACCCTTCTGTCATCTTCTTACAAGTGAGCCTAATTAATAATTAGTAATAATGAAGTGAACATGATAAGAGGGCTCAAAGGGTAGGCAATTATATGATAAAATCTTTAAATTTCTACATTTACTGGGAGCAAAAAATGTCTATTAAATTTCTCTTTTGGTTCAATCTGGGGGTGAGAACTCTCCCTACGGGGGGTCACAAGAGAATTAACTGGATCAAAGGAAAGCGTTTTTGCTACACAAACATAATCGTTCACAGATTTTTTCCCATAATCCCTTTCTTTCAAATCACTCTGAAAATattcaggttaaaaaaagaggaaactgcTGACAAGCGATGCAGGCTTTCGCTTTATTTTCAAGTTTCACAAGcccaaaatatttaaaagctcTGTTTTAATCAGGCAGCACCCCTGCTGAGGCTCGACTGTGCAAAAGAGAGTCGACTCAGGCGCTGCGTTTCTGTGAACTTCAGTAACCTGGTTACTGTCGACGCTCCTCGGTGGCCCGACCCACGCAAACTTTTTCTCAGGTTCGTGGATTAGACGGGTGAACTTTTGCCTCGACCCTCATGGCTTACGGTACGTGTTTGACTGCAGGCAGGGAGATTTTTACTGTGTGTTGGCAACGGTTTGTGCTCATATCAAAAATAATTACATCCAAAGTGTGACTGAAGCTAAAAATAATGAAGCCTGTGTTTTTCGGCTTCCACAGCAGGCCGTTTTTAAATTTGAGATGCAAGCAGTGCACATTATAAAGAATCTGTGTCTGGTCCTAACACAGAGCCAGCCTCCTCTTACTTCTTACAGCATCATCTCACTGGGTTCCAGTGCAAAATCACTAATGCTCATTTATGATATATAGCCTCAGTTTTTAAATATAGTAGCCAAACAGGTCAGGTCACTAAGTGGTATCAAAAATGCAGCTTCTTTCTCCGGTTTTCCCCTCTAACCTGATTTCTCCTGTTATGATCACTGTGGCAGATGTCTGTTAAAGTTAAATGTGTGCAGACACATGCTGACCTCTTGGTTGGTTTTCTTCTCGGAGCTCAGAGCTTCTTGGACGCCGTTTAATTCAGCCGCGTGTCTCCTCATCACCTCCTCTATCGCCTTCCGCACCTGCTCCTTCAGTCGCTTCCTGTCCTCCTCGGCCTTCTCCGCCagcctcttcttctcctcctccagcttcAGCTGCACGCCGGCTCTCTCCACCTCGACCTGTTCGATGTTCTTGTCGAGCTGGGAACGAATGCGGACCCTCTCCACTTCCAGCTCTTTGCGCAGGCGGtccacctcttcctccttctctctcctcaCGCGATCCTTGACCTCTTCCAGCTGTCTGTGGTGCGCTTCCTTTTCCTCGTCTCTTTCTCGCCGTATTCGGTTCCTTTCCTTCTCGAACTGATCCCTCTCCTGCTCCCGCTCCCTCCGCAGGCTCTCTCGTTCTTTTTGGATCTCCTTCTGCAGTTTGTCCCGCTCGTCGTCCGCGTGCTTCTGAATGCGACGCAGCTCTTCTGTCTGGGCTCTCACCATCTCTGAGCGCAAACTGGACAGTGCTTCAGCGTGCTataaacacacaacacagcacACTCATTCATGCTGTGCTTATATTTTTGTCCACGTTGCAATTTTAccatatgtgcatgtgtgtgtgtgctacctGGCGTATCTGCCTGGCGTGGTCGCTGTTGCGGCCGCTGCTCTGCAGCTCCAGCTCTCTGTTCCTGCTCTGCAGACGGCTCACCTGGCTCCTCAGCTCCTCCAtttcagcgcacacacacacctcgcAGCCTCCTCGATTCAGCAGCTCCTCTAACACACAAAATAATTGATTGATCGTCTATAGCAGAAGCAGAATGGATCATCTGACCAGTTCTGACTGAGGAAGGGTCTGAATTAAAACCCATTCCTGtgcaataaataaaactcaGAGTTTTGTGCTGACGGGGTGAGATGCCAGTTTGATGAAACTGTTTGCCTTTGAGCAGGAATGAATAATTTGTTACATTTCTCTACATATTATGGCAGCGTGAGCGGAAAACTTAATTAACGGCGTGTTTGAATGAGGAATGGGGACGTGCACCCGGCACAGCTTCAGTTTTTTCAAGCTCGCTCCGAGCAGGGCAGGTAAGATTGACAGGTGCGAGAGGCAGACTACCTGCTCTGCTCTGCAGCTCGTCTTCCTGCAGCAGCAGACGCTCCTTAGCTACAGCGAGCTCCTCTTCAGCCCGCTTGGCCACGCCCTCGGCCTCGGACACACGCCTGCGATCCAgctccagctcctcctccagGTCCTGCAGGGGAGGGATAAAGGCCAGGAAGGAGTTTAGCATGAGGGCAATTAAGGTCAGGCGATGCAGAATAGTACTGCGGGTTGACAAGAGGCCACGAGGGaatagaaaaggaaaaaaaagagaaagacgagaaagagagagaggctgaCAGCAAATTTGACACAGACGAGGGAGGAGGGAGTGAACACAatcagacaaacagaaaaaaaatgagggaTGAAATGTGGTGAGTCAGGGAGCTGTCTTGCCCAGCTGCAAGCCTTTAATGGTCTGCTGTGAGGACTTACTGCATGTCAGCTCCATGCCAGCTCTCACAGGGCTTCTTAATGCTCATGCGTGAGGTGGTGCAGCGAATCTATCCTGCTCCAACTACTCATTAGCAGCTAGTTGGCAGTGGGAATAACATTCAGGGAAGGCAGCTTGTGGTTAGACAAGCAAGATGcctcccccacccccactcaCCCTCCACCCCCCAGTTCTGCTTCTACTTCACTCCCTTCTTTCCCATCAACACTATTAGCTGGGCGCATCAGAGACAGGAAGCTGCAACATTTCAATTTCCCTTCCCAGCGCTGGATTATGCACGCAGGGACGAGAGAAAAGGCGCGTACCTGTATTCGCTCttgcagcttcactgtgtttctcTTGCTCTCGGCTAGCCTCTCCAGGTGACTCTCCACCTCTGCCTCGGCCCTCTTCACCCTCTCCCGCAGAGCGCTGTGCATccctttcttctcctcctcttccctctCCTCCCACCTCTGCCGCTCTTCCCTCCACTCCGCCTCTATCTTCTTCCTcatttcctctctctcctcgtTTAGATCGTTCACCTTTCGCTCCCATTGCTCCCGCTCCTCTTTCACGGCTcgcctcttctcctcctccgcTCGATCCCTCTCCTCCTTTAGTGCCTTTAGCTCCTCCAGGAGGGCTTTAATCCTTTCCTCGCACTGCTCcattttcctctcctcctcctccttcttcttttcctcctcatcttctCTTTGCCTAtcctcctccttcctgtttttctcctcATCAACGACTGTTTTCTGGAGCTCCTCGCATTTGTCATCTAGTTGCTGGATCTGCTCCTCAGCATTCTCCAGTTCTTTGCTCAGTCTCAGGTTTTCCTCCTGGGCAACACTGATCTGGGCCTTGGCCTCCTGGAGGTTTTCCTGCGCAGCCTGGAGCTTTTCCTCAAACTCTTTTCTCAGCTCCGCTTCCGTTTCACGCTCCCTCTCCTCCGCCTGGATGCGGAAGAACTCAAAGTCCGCCTGCACCTGGAGCCACAGAGGACGAGAGAATAACTCAGTGACCACCTTCCCTAAAAAGCGCCTAATTTTTCTCCAACAACACTCGGAAAACCCTTTCACACTTTGTTCCGTGCTACAATGATACTTATGCAATAACAAATGCATGCTTGTTCAAAGGTGTTTCACTGTGCTGAGATCTGGGAACTGTACAGACGGCTGGAGCGAACAGTGTGGACACAGACTATACAAAACATTTGTAAAAGGCCAGACTGGCCAATTAGTGGTAACGCTGTGACATTCACACAATACTCAGTATGTGGCAAAACATCATTACCAGCCTGCAATGTCGAGCTCAGGCAACTCAGAGCCGCAAACAACTTCTTCAAAAGTCACAAAACCAGAAATCAGAAAGAAGCCTCAACATGCAGCAAGCTGCAAAAATTATAACCCAAGGGGGGAGACACTGTGTGGGTTTCCTTGACATAGCTCCATATTAGTTATATTAGCTATACTTTTCTTGCAAAATAAGCCTCATTTGAACCCAAAGATTTGCTGTTTTTGGGCATTTATGGAACCCTTATTCTTAATATTTAGATCTGCAGGAATGTGTGTTGACACTGTTCAATACTGtgataacaaataaacaaatactaTATGCTTATTAGCTTATTATTCTTTTCCAGAGGTGAATTTCAGGAAATGTTCTGTAACATTGTAATATTTATGCAAAAACAAACGTGCACTGCAACTATTCAGCTCACTCAgcagccactttgttaggtgcACCCAAAGAGTACCGCGAAAATATCCCAAACAACATTACAccatcagcagcctgaactgctTATACACGGCAGGATGgagccatgctttcatgtttttgatgccaaattctgacactATCATCTACATGTCACGGCAGAAATCGAGACATCAgatcaggcaacatttttctaaTCTTCTGTTGTGCAGTTTTGGGGAGCTCATGCAAACCATAGCCTCagcttcctgttcttagctgacagtaGTTCCACCTAATGTGGTCTTCTGTTGCCGTCGTCCATTGTGTGTGttcagatgctcttctgcataccacCTTCTTAACAAGGGGATATTTAATAAGTTACTGTTGCCCTTCTATCAGCTTGCAGCAGTCCTGCCATTCATTTCTGACCActgacatcataaatgaggcaTTTTAACTTCACCTCAatgaatattttctgtttttcggCCTATTTTGTGTAAGAGGCTTAGAGGTGGTTGTGTGGAAGATCTCAGCAGCACTAGTCTGATTTAAAAAGTGCCAAAACAAGATAATACTATGAAATTAAAGATGTTAGAGACATATTTTATTAGCATAAGTGTTTTATTATAGATGTTATGTCATTTATGCTCATAGGTACCTGTGAGAGATATCACAGTTTTTTTGACACACTCACATTCTCATGGTTTTTGCACCAGTGGCGCTACAACACTCGTCTGCTGTAAAGGTGATAAGGCTTTCTTTTATTGGCGCATTAATCCTGTTCCAGGTTGTTTGATGTGTGACACTTATCATTGTCTGTAGCCTGTTTCACTTAAAAACACATCCCTGCGGTTCATACGTTGAAAGCCTGTCTATGTGAGTCTGGTAGGTTTGTACAGGTGTTTTCTTGTATCAGACCCACGCTGATCTACCTGCTTTGACTCGAGAAAATGACAGTACGAAATGAAAAAACATGACAGATGCCAGACATACCAGACAGATAACaaggaaaaacatttcaaaataaaagtattagGTCCCCGTgtgcattttttatgtatttagttGTTAAGACGCTTTTTTGTTCCCCCCCCACGGACTCGATAGGAAAGTCATGTGGGTATTTATGATTCATGTTGATGTTTTATTGTGGTGCACAGCATATAAATTATGAAGACTGGGTAAAGTAACGGGCTTTCTGAGCGAGGCTGGCTGCCGTAGGTCATGTTAGGGCCAGGTTTGATTTGCTGCCCTCACTGGGAGGTTAGACATTAAATTACAGAGACACAACAAGTCCTTCAGCAACTCATCTGATGATCAGCGTACCCCCACCCCGACCCCCAACCCCATAAACAAGgactcacacatgcacgcaccTGGGCCCCGACTCGCTGCTGCTCATCCAGAGATTCCTGCAGCTCCAGGAGGCGTGTCCTCAGGGCTGACCCCTCCCCTTCGTGGCACGTCTCCATCAGGATCCGGTGCAGCTCGTCGTGGTGGGCGTTGCTCAACGCCTGCAGGGCCGCCTCCTGCTCCTCATTCTTCATGTTCAGAGAATAAATCACCTGGAGCATCAGCGACAAGCGGGCAAGGATTTAAGAGCTGTGCACATTTAAGCCTTCAAGacacaaacactaaaaaacAGAGAGATATTTATCTATGCAGCAGCGATTTTTGGTTTGCTTGTTTGTGTCTCC
This sequence is a window from Oreochromis niloticus isolate F11D_XX linkage group LG6, O_niloticus_UMD_NMBU, whole genome shotgun sequence. Protein-coding genes within it:
- the fam184b gene encoding protein FAM184B isoform X1 produces the protein MHSKMCKKIAQLTKVIYSLNMKNEEQEAALQALSNAHHDELHRILMETCHEGEGSALRTRLLELQESLDEQQRVGAQVRACVQADFEFFRIQAEERERETEAELRKEFEEKLQAAQENLQEAKAQISVAQEENLRLSKELENAEEQIQQLDDKCEELQKTVVDEEKNRKEEDRQREDEEEKKKEEEERKMEQCEERIKALLEELKALKEERDRAEEEKRRAVKEEREQWERKVNDLNEEREEMRKKIEAEWREERQRWEEREEEEKKGMHSALRERVKRAEAEVESHLERLAESKRNTVKLQERIQDLEEELELDRRRVSEAEGVAKRAEEELAVAKERLLLQEDELQSRAEELLNRGGCEVCVCAEMEELRSQVSRLQSRNRELELQSSGRNSDHARQIRQHAEALSSLRSEMVRAQTEELRRIQKHADDERDKLQKEIQKERESLRREREQERDQFEKERNRIRRERDEEKEAHHRQLEEVKDRVRREKEEEVDRLRKELEVERVRIRSQLDKNIEQVEVERAGVQLKLEEEKKRLAEKAEEDRKRLKEQVRKAIEEVMRRHAAELNGVQEALSSEKKTNQEVCVRLEEERRAAEELRSRMEKEREELRTKLKDATSEICRLESLIHHKDKKDKATPDAPSSCGTQCSRLEEELHQARSRLARIQDEAERQRDRHQREIASLKADKHRLEEKVLEQSRMNTERNLLEQNQKHTEDRIRAECEDRLRAEFRIEMNAAVAESEQRWQSREEELQAQISELQGQLTELESQAEKKKAGQGDDCHVNPEIDRLRKEVQDTKEINKKLRELLQEPQTQSLAEERHSHAMALQALERRAKEELLSERNRLQTMHHLELDKQRAELTQQHTEWSRQMTQRHMQQIEDLQAQLQAHTQMMALQQDLKQQNQYQVFERQLDESRCAMLELQRENAALKKQLKESSVQKNSEAEEKEEESAEIRKKRDAQLEEEAQRLKEEVEKLRVEMEKLEESQKHWDERKEDDIKEEELDEEKRKEREEEKRREEVEEIRREHKREMQSLVSEYSNAQSHLQARIVALENEFNCRLREREERCRRREPRCDDLQLGRLQERLTERDQLIKRLVEERHQLQLHPPVAGDNSSLGLRDSKSRPGSVTPTTMRKGAESPPRVTSISTAGTYNRSIFVPHSSSSSSSSSPSVHQHSSSTLPHQSSSHPQTSPHYSTSSLPHKHTSLPLTQHSSPSLSRSARTRTSCIPPTPAPTAPLPVCPRLRRASDTCPPPAWTHTYTCRPTQSGGHTWSRGGQKG
- the fam184b gene encoding protein FAM184B isoform X6, with translation MHSKMCKKIAQLTKVIYSLNMKNEEQEAALQALSNAHHDELHRILMETCHEGEGSALRTRLLELQESLDEQQRVGAQVRACVQADFEFFRIQAEERERETEAELRKEFEEKLQAAQENLQEAKAQISVAQEENLRLSKELENAEEQIQQLDDKCEELQKTVVDEEKNRKEEDRQREDEEEKKKEEEERKMEQCEERIKALLEELKALKEERDRAEEEKRRAVKEEREQWERKVNDLNEEREEMRKKIEAEWREERQRWEEREEEEKKGMHSALRERVKRAEAEVESHLERLAESKRNTVKLQERIQDLEEELELDRRRVSEAEGVAKRAEEELAVAKERLLLQEDELQSRAEELLNRGGCEVCVCAEMEELRSQVSRLQSRNRELELQSSGRNSDHARQIRQHAEALSSLRSEMVRAQTEELRRIQKHADDERDKLQKEIQKERESLRREREQERDQFEKERNRIRRERDEEKEAHHRQLEEVKDRVRREKEEEVDRLRKELEVERVRIRSQLDKNIEQVEVERAGVQLKLEEEKKRLAEKAEEDRKRLKEQVRKAIEEVMRRHAAELNGVQEALSSEKKTNQEVCVRLEEERRAAEELRSRMEKEREELRTKLKDATSEICRLESLIHHKDKKDKATPDAPSSCGTQCSRLEEELHQARSRLARIQDEAERQRDRHQREIASLKADKHRLEEKVLEQSRMNTERNLLEQNQKHTEDRIRAECEDRLRAEFRIEMNAAVAESEQRWQSREEELQAQISELQGQLTELESQEPQTQSLAEERHSHAMALQALERRAKEELLSERNRLQTMHHLELDKQRAELTQQHTEWSRQMTQRHMQQIEDLQAQLQAHTQMMALQQDLKQQNQYQVFERQLDESRCAMLELQRENAALKKQLKESSVQKNSEAEEKEEESAEIRKKRDAQLEEEAQRLKEEVEKLRVEMEKLEESQKHWDERKEDDIKEEELDEEKRKEREEEKRREEVEEIRREHKREMQSLVSEYSNAQSHLQARIVALENEFNCRLREREERCRRREPRCDDLQLGRLQERLTERDQLIKRLVEERHQLQLHPPVAGDNSSLGLRDSKSRPGSVTPTTMRKGAESPPRVTSISTAGTYNRSIFVPHSSSSSSSSSPSVHQHSSSTLPHQSSSHPQTSPHYSTSSLPHKHTSLPLTQHSSPSLSRSARTRTSCIPPTPAPTAPLPVCPRLRRASDTCPPPAWTHTYTCRPTQSGGHTWSRGGQKG
- the fam184b gene encoding protein FAM184B isoform X3, whose amino-acid sequence is MHSKMCKKIAQLTKVIYSLNMKNEEQEAALQALSNAHHDELHRILMETCHEGEGSALRTRLLELQESLDEQQRVGAQVRACVQADFEFFRIQAEERERETEAELRKEFEEKLQAAQENLQEAKAQISVAQEENLRLSKELENAEEQIQQLDDKCEELQKTVVDEEKNRKEEDRQREDEEEKKKEEEERKMEQCEERIKALLEELKALKEERDRAEEEKRRAVKEEREQWERKVNDLNEEREEMRKKIEAEWREERQRWEEREEEEKKGMHSALRERVKRAEAEVESHLERLAESKRNTVKLQERIQDLEEELELDRRRVSEAEGVAKRAEEELAVAKERLLLQEDELQSRAEELLNRGGCEVCVCAEMEELRSQVSRLQSRNRELELQSSGRNSDHARQIRQHAEALSSLRSEMVRAQTEELRRIQKHADDERDKLQKEIQKERESLRREREQERDQFEKERNRIRRERDEEKEAHHRQLEEVKDRVRREKEEEVDRLRKELEVERVRIRSQLDKNIEQVEVERAGVQLKLEEEKKRLAEKAEEDRKRLKEQVRKAIEEVMRRHAAELNGVQEALSSEKKTNQEVCVRLEEERRAAEELRSRMEKEREELRTKLKDATSEICRLESLIHHKDKKDKATPDAPSSCGTQCSRLEEELHQARSRLARIQDEAERQRDRHQREIASLKADKHRLEEKVLEQSRMNTERNLLEQNQKHTEDRIRAECEDRLRAEFRIEMNAAVAESEQRWQSREEELQAQISELQGQLTELESQAEKKKAGQGDDCHVNPEIDRLRKEVQDTKEINKKLRELLQEPQTQSLAEERHSHAMALQALERRAKEELLSERNRLQTMHHLELDKQRAELTQQHTEWSRQMTQRHMQQIEDLQAQLQAHTQMMALQQDLKQQNQYQVFERQLDESRCAMLELQRENAALKKQLKESSVQKNSEAEEKEEESAEIRKKRDAQLEEEAQRLKEEVEKLRVEMEKLEESQKHWDERKEDDIKEEELDEEKRKEREEEKRREEVEEIRREHKREMQSLVSEYSNAQSHLQARIVALENELREREERCRRREPRCDDLQLGRLQERLTERDQLIKRLVEERHQLQLHPPVAGDNSSLGLRDSKSRPGSVTPTTMRKGAESPPRVTSISTAGTYNRSIFVPHSSSSSSSSSPSVHQHSSSTLPHQSSSHPQTSPHYSTSSLPHKHTSLPLTQHSSPSLSRSARTRTSCIPPTPAPTAPLPVCPRLRRASDTCPPPAWTHTYTCRPTQSGGHTWSRGGQKG
- the fam184b gene encoding protein FAM184B isoform X4 produces the protein MHSKMCKKIAQLTKVIYSLNMKNEEQEAALQALSNAHHDELHRILMETCHEGEGSALRTRLLELQESLDEQQRVGAQVRACVQADFEFFRIQAEERERETEAELRKEFEEKLQAAQENLQEAKAQISVAQEENLRLSKELENAEEQIQQLDDKCEELQKTVVDEEKNRKEEDRQREDEEEKKKEEEERKMEQCEERIKALLEELKALKEERDRAEEEKRRAVKEEREQWERKVNDLNEEREEMRKKIEAEWREERQRWEEREEEEKKGMHSALRERVKRAEAEVESHLERLAESKRNTVKLQERIQDLEEELELDRRRVSEAEGVAKRAEEELAVAKERLLLQEDELQSRAEELLNRGGCEVCVCAEMEELRSQVSRLQSRNRELELQSSGRNSDHARQIRQHAEALSSLRSEMVRAQTEELRRIQKHADDERDKLQKEIQKERESLRREREQERDQFEKERNRIRRERDEEKEAHHRQLEEVKDRVRREKEEEVDRLRKELEVERVRIRSQLDKNIEQVEVERAGVQLKLEEEKKRLAEKAEEDRKRLKEQVRKAIEEVMRRHAAELNGVQEALSSEKKTNQEVCVRLEEERRAAEELRSRMEKEREELRTKLKDATSEICRLESLIHHKDKKDKATPDAPSSCGTQCSRLEEELHQARSRLARIQDEAERQRDRHQREIASLKADKHRLEEKVLEQSRMNTERNLLEQNQKHTEDRIRAECEDRLRAEFRIEMNAAVAESEQRWQSREEELQAQISELQGQLTELESQAEKKKAGQGDDCHVNPEIDRLRKEVQDTKEINKKLRELLQEPQTQSLAEERHSHAMALQALERRAKEELLSERNRLQTMHHLELDKQRAELTQQHTEWSRQMTQRHMQQIEDLQAQLQAHTQMMALQQDLKQQNQYQVFERQLDESRCAMLELQRENAALKKQLKESSVQKNSEAEEKEEESAEIRKKRDAQLEEEAQRLKEEVEKLRVEMEKLEESQKHWDERKEDDIKEEELDEEKRKEREEEKRREEVEEIRREHKREMQSLVSEYSNAQSHLQARIVALENEFNCRLREREERCRRREPRCDDLQLGRLQERLTERDQLIKRLVRKGAESPPRVTSISTAGTYNRSIFVPHSSSSSSSSSPSVHQHSSSTLPHQSSSHPQTSPHYSTSSLPHKHTSLPLTQHSSPSLSRSARTRTSCIPPTPAPTAPLPVCPRLRRASDTCPPPAWTHTYTCRPTQSGGHTWSRGGQKG
- the fam184b gene encoding protein FAM184B isoform X2, which encodes MHSKMCKKIAQLTKVIYSLNMKNEEQEAALQALSNAHHDELHRILMETCHEGEGSALRTRLLELQESLDEQQRVGAQVQADFEFFRIQAEERERETEAELRKEFEEKLQAAQENLQEAKAQISVAQEENLRLSKELENAEEQIQQLDDKCEELQKTVVDEEKNRKEEDRQREDEEEKKKEEEERKMEQCEERIKALLEELKALKEERDRAEEEKRRAVKEEREQWERKVNDLNEEREEMRKKIEAEWREERQRWEEREEEEKKGMHSALRERVKRAEAEVESHLERLAESKRNTVKLQERIQDLEEELELDRRRVSEAEGVAKRAEEELAVAKERLLLQEDELQSRAEELLNRGGCEVCVCAEMEELRSQVSRLQSRNRELELQSSGRNSDHARQIRQHAEALSSLRSEMVRAQTEELRRIQKHADDERDKLQKEIQKERESLRREREQERDQFEKERNRIRRERDEEKEAHHRQLEEVKDRVRREKEEEVDRLRKELEVERVRIRSQLDKNIEQVEVERAGVQLKLEEEKKRLAEKAEEDRKRLKEQVRKAIEEVMRRHAAELNGVQEALSSEKKTNQEVCVRLEEERRAAEELRSRMEKEREELRTKLKDATSEICRLESLIHHKDKKDKATPDAPSSCGTQCSRLEEELHQARSRLARIQDEAERQRDRHQREIASLKADKHRLEEKVLEQSRMNTERNLLEQNQKHTEDRIRAECEDRLRAEFRIEMNAAVAESEQRWQSREEELQAQISELQGQLTELESQAEKKKAGQGDDCHVNPEIDRLRKEVQDTKEINKKLRELLQEPQTQSLAEERHSHAMALQALERRAKEELLSERNRLQTMHHLELDKQRAELTQQHTEWSRQMTQRHMQQIEDLQAQLQAHTQMMALQQDLKQQNQYQVFERQLDESRCAMLELQRENAALKKQLKESSVQKNSEAEEKEEESAEIRKKRDAQLEEEAQRLKEEVEKLRVEMEKLEESQKHWDERKEDDIKEEELDEEKRKEREEEKRREEVEEIRREHKREMQSLVSEYSNAQSHLQARIVALENEFNCRLREREERCRRREPRCDDLQLGRLQERLTERDQLIKRLVEERHQLQLHPPVAGDNSSLGLRDSKSRPGSVTPTTMRKGAESPPRVTSISTAGTYNRSIFVPHSSSSSSSSSPSVHQHSSSTLPHQSSSHPQTSPHYSTSSLPHKHTSLPLTQHSSPSLSRSARTRTSCIPPTPAPTAPLPVCPRLRRASDTCPPPAWTHTYTCRPTQSGGHTWSRGGQKG